The genomic DNA ATATGAAAAAACAGTTGATAAAcagaaacacattaaaattaaaattgaatagaactacataaaaattaaggacatctctttaagaaagtgaaaaagtaagccaaaatttgggagaaaatttttgtggCACATATAAACGATAAATGActcatattcaaaatatgtaaagaactaaaatcaacaagaaaaagagggGTAACTggatagaaaaatgggcaagaaatTGAACACCCACCTCAGAAAATCAAATATCCAAATGgcccataaatattttaaaatatgtataacttcattagtcatcaaagaaatgtaaaatataatcacaatgagataccactatataccCAACAGAATTGCTAAAATGAGAAAGACTGACAATAGAGAAAGGTTAGAGCAAAGAAATGCTCACATATAGTTGGTGGGAATAGGATTGGTACAGCTGTTTTGACACAACTGATGATATTAGCTAAAGCTGGACATGCACATAATCTAAGCACGTGAacataaatatgacaaaatatgggtgtgtgtgtgagaatgctcataatactgtttttaatagccacaaactagaaacaacctagatgtctATTAATAGAAGGGATGTATAATTTGAGATGCTTTAAGTAGGTAGTAAATTTTTGTAGTATTTGCAGACTATGAGGGCAGACATCTAGATACACACatagttaaatattttgacaatGCCCAGTTAAAAGGAGCCTTCCAGTACTGAGACAAAATGGGGAAAAGTCACACAAAATAGTTGCATCAGCTGCGAAGAGAAAATTTGATCATAGCTCATGTATAACTTCAGAGTCATGTCACAGGAGATATCGCTCAAAGGTCCCACAGGTGATCTGTGAATAAGTGGGCACTTTGGGTCAAACAGCCTCAATCCCGAGTACACGGACAGAAAGTCATGGCTAGTTATAACTTCCTCACAGAGAAACTTCGACAAAGATTTCGGAGAATGTCTCCAGGGCTTTGGATTCTCTTGTGTTTCTGGGTCAGGAAAAACTAAATTCTCATTTGCAAATTCTCTTAAATTGGCATGAGAGTTCAAGGTGAGGGAATCACCATGCAGAGAAGGAGAAGTAATGGAAGACAAAGAAGCACAGCATAATTGGCCTGCAGAGATTTTATCtctgagggaaaagaaagttattttttccaaatCCCACATCTTGCCCGGCCCTGCTCTTCtggggtaatgctggcctcctgTCCTGGAGTAGGGCAGTCATACTCAGAGGCTTTCCAGAAGGTTCTTAAGACTATGAGTCAGGAAACCAGGGTTTCCTTAACCCATAGCTTCTTCCTAAGCTCATGTGACAATTGGATTGAATTTGGTCACTGGAGAGATAAGAGTTCCATTTTGGCAACTGGTTTTAAGAAAACACGTTTTAGGTAAACAGACTGAGAAGAAAGTTCTTTCAGATACCTCTGAGAAGTGAAGCACCTACCACAGGGCTTTGACTGCATTCATGGGAATCACCGGGTGTAGCGACTACACCCAGGGTACTAGTCGTGTTCCCTGTTTCGGAAATCACTTGTGATTTGAATAAGGAACAAACAAGATTACTAAGAGTTCCAAAGAGAATTTCTGAATACTAGACCCCTTGAGCTTTCTGAAATACTAATGTTTCAGCAGGATGAGAAAGTCTGGAGATGGTACTGAGCAGACCGTGGTGTTACTTCTGGTCATGTGAGTCATGGTAGAGGGAGCATAGGACAAGGATGAGAGAAGActtagtttcctaaggtggaaaatAGTCAAATATTTCAGATGGGGATAAATAAAGGGGGGTTAATGGAAAGAGATAATCAATAGTCATTTCACTGAGTTCATTTCAAGTAGTCATTTTCCATCACACCATAGTCTCCATAGCTTACACCATGCAGGATACAGACAAGTAGACTCAGCGGGAATGTGCAGCCGGTTTTCCCTTATCTCTTAGTTAACACACTAACATTTGCGGCAAGTATTTGCCTCATCACTTACTAGGGAAAGGAGTTACTGCATCTTTgactttgatttatttcttgataGCCATACCCTGTTGTTGACCCATGCTCTGCTGCTCttccaaagaaggaagaaaataacactgCAGGTTCCTTCCTCTTATCCTCTCTCGCCAACAAGAGACAAGCAGGTGAAGACTTCTCAAAACTGAGCCTGATCATGcaggtctttgttctttttctcactgACTCTAAAATGTAATCTTGCCAATTTTTTGCTACTTAAAAATCTGTGTTAGATTTGCTACCTTCTAACTTGTAACCCCcaaatttctgattttagaaGGGTAAAACTTGACTATCTTATTTTCATGGTCTGAGAATCCAGAAGTAGAAacgtaaattttaaaaaactgttcatGCCCGTTAGGTTTCATTCAACAGGGATTTTGAGCAAGTAAGGAGGGAAAAACTGGGATCCAACAAAGGACTAGATAAACCCCATGGTTAGGAATTGGCTCTACAGAAGAGAATCGCCTGTTACAGTTAATCATTTTCACTCAAATCtctaagaattttaataaaacttttcctacttaaggaaggagaaaagaagcgttttcttttttccttgaatcTGAGCCCCATCAATGGGTTCTATTGTGGCCCAAACCCTGAAGGAGACATAGAATCTGGGAAAACACACCACTTTTAGATGGCTGTTTGGTCTAAATGAACTTATAAGACCCTCTACCACTCTTGGTATCTGGTACTTATTGATTTATAACTAGGGTTTGGTCTTCAGAGGCTCATGGGCAGGGAAAACCAGACATGGATGAGTGAATTCATTCTGCTGGGCTTGTCCAGCTTCTGGGAGACTCAGGTTTCCCTCTTCATCCTTTTCCTGGCCATGTATCTGGTGACCGTGCTGGGGAACTTCCTCATCATCCTCCTTATCAGAATGGACAGCAGGCTAAATAcacccatgtactttttccttagTGTCCTGTCATTTGTGGACATCTGTTATTCCAACAGCATTGTCCCACAAATGCTTGTTCACTTCCTGTCAGCCTCGAAGTCCATCCCGTTCCGCAACTGTTTGCTCCAGCTGTCCATCTCGCTGGCAGTGGCAAGCACGGAGTTCTTTCTGCTGGGagccatggcctatgaccgctatgtggcggTGTGCCACCCACTTCACTATGCAGCCATCATGCATGGAGGACTGTGCCTGGGGCTGGCTGCCGGCTGCTTGGTGGCTGGTTTCATGAATTCTCTGATGGAAACAATCATCACCTTCCGGCTTCCACTGTGTAACAATGTTCTCAATCACTTTGCCTGTGAAACCCTAGCAGTGCTACGGCTAGCCTGTGTGGACATCTCGTTCAACAAGGTCATGGTGGCCATCTCAGGATTTCTGGTGATCATGCTTCCCTGTTCTCTGGTCCTCTTCTCCTACGGTCATATAGTTGCTGCCATTCTGTGTATTCGCTCTGCCCAGGGACGCCGCAAAGCATTTGAGACCTGTGCTTCCCACCTCACTGCGGTTTCCATGTGCTTTGGAACAACCATCTTCACATATATGAGACCTGAGGCTGGCTCCTCAGCAGAACAGGAGAAGATGGTCTCCCTGTTCTATGCTGTGGTGACCCCAATGCTGAATCCCTTAATCTACAGCTTGAGGAACAAGGAGGTGATGAGTGCCCTAAGAAGAGTGTgggaaaaaattagtgaaaaaagGTAAAGATTCAAagaatttctcctttcctccaacAGCCCAAAGAGTGGCattccaaacaaagagaaaatgattgaTGTGCCCTTTCTCCTTAGATTTGCTGACAAGGTAGATCATTCTGACCAAGTTCTTATAGACTGACTTTCCACATTAGTCCACATGTTGACTATTCATCACTGAACTATTAtacatacagtaaaaaaaaagtcttcaatcAAACACATTCTCTTGTTCCCTTTCATATTCCTCCTGCATATTCCCTCAGGAAATGCAATGTGGACACTGAAGTGCTTCAGCGTGAGTGAGAACAGCCACTCTTCTCTCTTGACCTCACCCCTCACCAGCAATGTGGCTTCGAAAAATGTTCTTAATGTCTCTGAGCACCAGTGTCCTCAGCTGGGAAAAGAAGTATCAATATCTTGTATGTGTAATTACCTTGAAGATTGCAGACAATCTATGTAACATACCTAGTAAAGTGGCTGGCATAGAGTAGAtattcaactatttttaaaaatagtttttaggaCACAGTTACAGGGCTAAGCATTACACAGCCTTCTCTCTATACACAAGAATTCAAAATGAActtgttttctattgcttttgCTATAGTGGATCACTGGTCTGTGTCTGCTCCAGGTGATTTTACTCAGAACCATggcatctatctatctatccacccatccatctatctaatCTCTCTACAATTTATCTAAGCTAAAGATCATATTTCTGTTAGCACCAAGCCAGCAAGACCTTTCTCATGAGCTCTGAACACATATATCCAATTGCTTGCTTATCACCTTCACTTACATCATATGAATCTCTTacttaacaaatgaaaatagagcTATTGTGTTTGCTTCCTCTATCCCAAGCTAGTCCTTTCTTCTTGCCCCAATATGTCTTCACTGTAGTAGCAGAAGGGATCATATACATGCAGAATGattcttgattcctttctttcataCCCAATCCATCAAAAGATCCCATTAGCTTTATCAACAAAATATGTGATCAATCTGATCTGTTTCCACTTCtgctttctacattttatttatttatttatttatttttctgctttatttccgtNNNNNNNNNNNNNNNNNNNNNNNNNNNNNNNNNNNNNNNNNNNNNNNNNNNNNNNNNNNNNNNNNNNNNNNNNNNNNNNNNNNNNNNNNNNNNNNNNNNNagtacatagttgtatatcttagttgcaggtccttctagttgtgggatgtgggacgccgcctcaacgtggcctgacgagcggtgccctgtccgcgcccaggatccgaaccctgggccgccacagtggagtgcgcgaacttaaccactcagccatggagccggcccctgctttctacattttattctttatacaacagctttactttttaaaatcactatgTTTTTGGATTTTATGTTGTAAACCAAAGCACAGAGGCAGAAAACCACACTAcacaaatgtgtatttatttagtaaattattAAAAGACAAACTCCTTTGTAACAACCGCTCAAGTCAAAAAACAGAACTGCCAGCACCCACAGAGGCCCCTCCATGTGCCTCAACCTAATCACAACtcctttttctgaaaagtaaCCACTGTTCTGACCTTTGTAGTAATCACTTTCTTGCATTTCTTTACGGCTTTATTACCCAAGCAAACACTTCCACTCACTGTAGTttagtttgccttttttttcacCTTGATATGTCTTTAAGATCTCTTTAACCTATAGGTCCCCTCCAACTCTTTCTTTTCCCTATGATGTATTTGAGTGACCTGGGCCATTTGCCCTGCAGACAGCACCTTTATCTTAGAAAATAAATCaggttgcatttttattttgcttagaatAAAAGCCAACCTCCACACGTGCAGGGCTTGATGTGGTCCAGCTGCTGCCTGCCGCTGCTTCTGCATTTCCATCCCCTCGTCCTCTCTTTGATTGTACTCGTAGCACACTGGTCATCTATCAGGGGtaggaagaaaatagataaatccctataaaagggaaatttatttttctgcaagTCATACACATTCATGGAGAAAATTATTATAGACctgtaagtttttgtgtgtgaaatCTGAGACTTATCCAATGTATTGATAATttactaataaataataataaattttgcAATAAACACTGCCTTTTCTGGAAATTCTGAATCCTATTATTAGCATCATGAATAATTGTGCTAACATTTCTGAGTAAAATTCAAAAGCAAAGGCATTTTGATctcccactttttaaaagaagaaaatccaagtTTGTGCCTTGGAGAAGGCACATTGTTGCACTGACCAGTTAGACTGTAAGGTTCTTGAGAGCAAAGACTATGcattttatcatatttgtatGCCCAGTGCCTTAACTGTGCTAAAAAATTCCTGCTCATTAAATCATTATTGATTGAAACTTTCTTTACTATTTTAGGAGTTGCCTTTTATGAAGTATATAAAGATCATACATGTTGGAATTTAGGATATTAGTaaatgaagctttaaaaaaatctcagataCAGAGTTGAGTTAATTGGTAAATAATACTCTTCAATACATGGAACATTATTGTCTGCACAAGTTctctccttaatttttaaaaagaaattaatttttttatctctttcatttttagatttttgtgtgtgtgtttgaggagcttggccctgagctaacatcttttgccaatcttgctcttttttttcttttctcctgaaagTCCCCAATAtctagttgtaaatcctagttgtaggtcgttctagttcttctatgtgggattccaccacagcatggactgatgagtggtgctaggtccacgcccaggatccaaaccagtgaactctgggccaccgaaccagggcacacaaacttaatcactcggccacggagctcgACTCCTTATCTCATTCTTTACTCTTATTTCTTCCGTGCTGTATGGACAAATATTCTAATGTGTTAGACACATATAATTGTCTTTGAGAGTgcacttgtgtattttttaaaaatgcattatattGTTAACTACTCAGTCTGTCTTAGTTTTTCTCACTCAAGACTATATTTTTACATAGACATATTGCTGGTCCATTACTTGAAACTGTTCAGAGTAATCCATGGTGTTCACCACATTTTTTAGCTATCGCTGTTTGTATGGCACCCACTGCCCAGCACCACATACAGCCCTATGATGAGTATCACAATCCATGAGCACGTAAGGACCTGTGTGAGAATTTATTTAGGGAACATGTACAGGAGCCAAGTTGCTAGTTCACAGGTGATGCTCTCCAGAATGGCTTTATAAGTCTGTATTCCTACTTCAGTGCACGAGGGTTCTTATCCCTCCACTACTTGCATGTTTGGAATCTTTTCTAGcctaaaagatataaaattgttttattttgtattcttctaGTGAGTAGTCAATATGAACATGTCTTTATATGCTGAACTCCTGATTCTCACCTACTTTCACCCCACACTGGTCTATCCATGCCTTCCCCACCTCAGTTCATGGTAACTCCATCATTGCAGCAATTAGGCCACTtaccattctcttttttctcacatCTGATCCAAATCTGCAAGAAtatctattttctctattttcaaaatatatacacaatatgATCCCTTCTTGTCATGTCGTCTCTTCCACCCTGGTGTCAGTCACCCTCCTCGGGTTACTGCAAAGCCCGCAACAGATTCCTCTGCTTCTACTCTTGCATCCCAGCACTCAGAGCAATTCCTTTAAAACATAACTCAaatcatgtcattcctctgctcaaccTGCCATTGCTCAGAATAAAACCCGAAGTCTTGGCAATGGCTACCACCTGTTTTCTAACTATactctctgcctgaaatgctctcttCTCAGATCACCACTTCCTCATCTCCTCCAGTTCTTCATTC from Equus quagga isolate Etosha38 chromosome 8, UCLA_HA_Equagga_1.0, whole genome shotgun sequence includes the following:
- the LOC124243408 gene encoding olfactory receptor-like protein OLF3 — protein: MGRENQTWMSEFILLGLSSFWETQVSLFILFLAMYLVTVLGNFLIILLIRMDSRLNTPMYFFLSVLSFVDICYSNSIVPQMLVHFLSASKSIPFRNCLLQLSISLAVASTEFFLLGAMAYDRYVAVCHPLHYAAIMHGGLCLGLAAGCLVAGFMNSLMETIITFRLPLCNNVLNHFACETLAVLRLACVDISFNKVMVAISGFLVIMLPCSLVLFSYGHIVAAILCIRSAQGRRKAFETCASHLTAVSMCFGTTIFTYMRPEAGSSAEQEKMVSLFYAVVTPMLNPLIYSLRNKEVMSALRRVWEKISEKR